In a genomic window of Streptomyces pristinaespiralis:
- a CDS encoding beta-ketoacyl synthase N-terminal-like domain-containing protein yields the protein MTTPPSGPDLGQDPNAVAVVGMACRFGPATSVEQLWDLLEQQRSGIRRYSTDELIALGHDPRTVRHEAFVPAGAVLEDADAFDAEFFGYSAQHAEWLDPQQRLLLEVAWHALEDAGFAPDATGLRTGVYASVGQPVHPPVRITELDAAGMMRFSSTDKDFAAGRISYKLGLTGPSMSVQSACSSTLVGLHLAAEALLAEECDLAVVAGASLHFPQAGYLAAPGMILSPSGECRPFDDTADGTVFGNGGGALVLRRLADALRDGDPVRAVLRGSAVGNDGARKMDYHAPSPEGQEAVIREALAVAGVDPHSVGCLETHGTGTPMGDPIEFAALERVYGGDRPHPAVIGSVKSVLGHLNTAAGVAGVIKAVLALEHATVPRQVPFTAPNRALGGTGNLRIASQDATADGWPVPDGPRRAAVSSFGIGGTNAHAVLEQAPPTIRPEQPPHAGQAGQNGPAEHAGQDAGDGPVRWALLSAHTETALRTWAGALAGPAGRLPLADVVHTLRTGRSHRRVRCALSAATPGELAVKLRALADGGDLAADAAPKDLQPWLTGQGPLPDAGPQSHAARRVRLPGYPFARTRWPRPGDDGQTRTVRPDEPVAADHVVAGRPVLPAAAQLDLALRAARRSAPTATGLADIAFHRPVEVTAPVTLRTVTDGDTVRIVSDHTHTQARVVTDPAAPPAPLDVAALSAAHPDSAEPAELYRYFEDNGVRYGPAFQVLRELRHGPGGALARVAATTAAPADADGQILSPYVLDGALQTVIGCVLREDLGGQTFIPFAVDALNVHGPLPDEVWVQVRPRRLAGGGRQVRKYDVTVGAPDGTPALTLEGLALRPTRPTTPTAPTTPGSAGSAVSDGAVVPAGVPGAAVTRLPADVHLFTPAEVPFTAPDADAAAAGTGGWGGPLVVIGETPLEGADLRLPDPPDAQAAAAAGADLAGRLPEGGVPVVVWPLPADPGSGPGADALRVLALLRALLGPLARRGARIVVPHPAGGLDDTAAVTGSGLAALGRSLAGENPRFHLTALALGPGTTPAALTRAVRAAAAHPPTARRLSTGHEGALTEPVLRPWTVPAPAGPAFRHGGRYWINGMGALAALLAGHLAGTYAAHVVVTGRSPAEGERAAELTRLSRHAARTGGSVTYHRLDSTDPAAVRAFADRLHGEGTVHGVLHCAGTLRDSFILRKDSADADTVIAAKLTSAAVLDEATAHWPLDCFVVYSSVSGALGSPGQADYAFANAAADELVARRARRVTSGTRHGRSLSVAWPYWADGSMRTGGDAEQILGAFGMRPMPADVGLAVLETLLAAPAADPAPVVLFGDLPQLRASFPLLTGPDPAPAAAPAPVPAVAAPAAPAPAPAPVPAVAAPAAPAPAAAAGALEDRLRAAVAEATRTPVGDVSPDRPFDDLGIDSLLAIRVVELLEKDFGRLSKTLLFECRSVAELTEHLLEEFPERCAELTGTTTETTPGTTLGATPEAVTPGTGAAGAAVAVSAGPPQAEEPPASSTAPLDTTPAPALPAGAAGRAELPGGSGDIDPRAVAIIGVAGRFPQAEGLDELWANLLAGRDSITEVPRERWDAEALYDPDRSRVDRTYTKWGGFLQGVENFDAPLFSISPREAGTVDPQARLFLEACWAALDDAGYTPDTLVSTADPVHRKDVGVFVGAMYGEYQLHEAEERLRGNPVLANSAYWSIANRVSYFFDFQGPSTAVDTACSSALTAIHLAVESLRAGSSKVALAGGVNVLIHPNKYFMLGQGRFAAGDGRCRSFGAGGDGYVPGEGVGAFVLKPLADAVRDGDHIHAVIRGTAANHGGRTNGYTVPNPRAQADLVTKALRDAGLTAGDLDYVEAHGTGTALGDPIEIRGLVSAFARDGVKGAGDLPIGSVKSNVGHLESAAGAVALAKVLLQMRHRTLVPSLHATPANPEIDFGRIPFTVQQSTAPWHTRDGAARPLRAGISSFGAGGANAHIVVESPPPSAPRTPGGPQQVVVFLSARTDQALADTARRLHSHLTAARARGQEPRLADIAHTFAVGRPALERRAALAADSLDALLASLEALAAGRPRPWRRTEAAADDPVRLWLDGGRVDRATVSGAGPGARRIPLPHYPFERIRCWYDLQIEHLHHKGLGTATAEPALSRPHLRDFGRPHTPAPAAAPAPSPAADPAPTPAPRRAPEAAPAPAPVPRRVEPAPALVPRPAPASAPAAPGAVTPPATDRPDPQETPPMTRDRKISLRPLGTAPTPAPAPAPAPAPVSVAAPAPVPATPTPAAAPAAPVAAPSVAPVAGAVDPAVADRVAEEVGEVLAGVLYMEPADLDPEQSFQMLGVDSILSVEFIALVNAKYAIDIKATELYDHPTPAAFARHVAATLGGTPPPAPAPHATTPAPAAPAATAPAAAAPVAAGERTAAVLETLREQLAQTLYCDVWDIDTDATFNSLGLDSILGVEFVAFLNNAYGLDEKAGVLYDHPSLAALAAHITSRTAPQPAGAVPAGSVSAADLDALLAAVRDNRLTVEQALALLPQHT from the coding sequence ATGACCACACCGCCCAGCGGCCCCGACCTCGGGCAGGACCCGAACGCCGTCGCCGTCGTCGGCATGGCCTGCCGGTTCGGGCCCGCCACCTCCGTCGAACAGCTGTGGGACCTGCTCGAGCAGCAGCGCTCCGGCATCCGCCGCTACAGCACCGACGAGCTGATCGCCCTCGGCCACGACCCGCGGACCGTGCGGCACGAGGCGTTCGTGCCCGCCGGGGCCGTCCTGGAGGACGCCGACGCCTTCGACGCCGAGTTCTTCGGCTACAGCGCCCAGCACGCCGAATGGCTCGACCCCCAGCAGCGGCTGCTGCTGGAGGTCGCCTGGCACGCCCTGGAGGACGCCGGGTTCGCCCCCGACGCCACCGGGCTGCGCACCGGCGTGTACGCCTCCGTCGGCCAGCCCGTCCACCCCCCGGTCCGGATCACCGAACTCGACGCCGCCGGGATGATGCGCTTCTCCTCCACCGACAAGGACTTCGCGGCCGGCCGCATCTCCTACAAACTCGGCCTGACCGGACCGAGCATGAGCGTGCAGTCCGCCTGCTCCAGCACCCTGGTCGGCCTGCACCTGGCCGCCGAGGCCCTCCTCGCGGAGGAGTGCGACCTGGCGGTGGTTGCCGGCGCCTCCCTGCACTTCCCGCAGGCCGGCTACCTCGCCGCCCCCGGCATGATCCTCTCGCCGAGCGGCGAGTGCCGGCCCTTCGACGACACCGCCGACGGCACCGTGTTCGGCAACGGCGGCGGCGCGCTCGTCCTGCGCCGCCTCGCCGACGCGCTGCGCGACGGCGACCCGGTGCGCGCCGTGCTGCGCGGCAGCGCCGTGGGCAACGACGGCGCCCGCAAGATGGACTACCACGCACCCTCCCCCGAGGGGCAGGAGGCGGTGATCCGCGAGGCGCTGGCCGTCGCGGGCGTCGACCCGCACTCGGTGGGCTGCCTGGAGACCCACGGCACCGGCACCCCCATGGGCGACCCGATCGAATTCGCCGCCCTGGAACGGGTCTACGGCGGCGACCGCCCGCACCCGGCGGTGATCGGCTCGGTCAAGTCCGTCCTCGGCCACCTCAACACCGCCGCCGGCGTCGCCGGCGTCATCAAGGCCGTCCTGGCCCTCGAACACGCCACCGTGCCCCGCCAGGTCCCCTTCACCGCACCCAACCGCGCCCTCGGCGGCACGGGCAACCTGCGCATCGCCTCCCAGGACGCCACCGCCGACGGCTGGCCGGTGCCCGACGGGCCGCGCCGCGCCGCCGTCAGCTCCTTCGGCATCGGCGGCACCAACGCCCACGCCGTCCTCGAACAGGCCCCGCCCACCATCCGACCCGAACAGCCCCCACACGCCGGACAGGCAGGGCAGAACGGGCCGGCGGAGCACGCTGGGCAGGACGCCGGTGACGGCCCCGTGCGGTGGGCCCTGCTGTCCGCCCACACCGAGACCGCGCTGCGCACCTGGGCCGGCGCGCTGGCCGGCCCGGCCGGCCGGCTGCCGCTCGCCGACGTCGTGCACACCCTGCGCACCGGCCGCAGCCACCGCCGCGTGCGCTGCGCCCTGTCCGCCGCCACCCCCGGCGAACTCGCCGTCAAACTCCGCGCCCTGGCCGACGGCGGGGACCTGGCCGCCGACGCGGCACCCAAGGACCTGCAGCCGTGGCTCACCGGTCAGGGGCCGCTGCCCGACGCCGGACCGCAGAGCCACGCCGCCCGCCGCGTCCGGCTGCCCGGCTACCCCTTCGCCCGCACCCGCTGGCCCCGCCCCGGCGACGACGGGCAGACACGCACCGTGCGGCCCGACGAACCGGTGGCCGCCGACCACGTGGTGGCCGGCCGGCCCGTGCTGCCCGCCGCCGCCCAGCTCGACCTCGCCCTGCGGGCCGCCCGCCGCAGCGCCCCCACGGCCACCGGACTGGCCGACATCGCCTTCCACCGGCCCGTGGAGGTCACCGCCCCGGTGACCCTGCGCACCGTCACCGACGGCGACACGGTGCGGATCGTCTCCGACCACACCCACACCCAGGCCCGCGTCGTCACCGACCCCGCCGCGCCGCCCGCACCGCTCGATGTGGCCGCCCTGTCCGCCGCCCACCCCGACAGCGCCGAACCGGCCGAGCTGTACCGCTACTTCGAGGACAACGGCGTCCGCTACGGCCCCGCCTTCCAGGTACTGCGCGAACTGCGGCACGGCCCCGGCGGCGCCCTCGCCCGCGTCGCCGCCACCACGGCCGCCCCCGCCGACGCCGACGGGCAGATCCTGTCGCCGTACGTCCTCGACGGCGCCCTGCAGACGGTGATCGGCTGCGTGCTGCGCGAGGACCTCGGCGGGCAGACGTTCATCCCCTTCGCCGTCGACGCGCTGAACGTCCACGGCCCGCTGCCCGACGAGGTGTGGGTGCAGGTACGCCCGCGGCGCCTGGCCGGCGGCGGCCGCCAGGTCCGCAAGTACGACGTGACGGTCGGCGCACCGGACGGGACACCGGCCCTCACCCTCGAAGGACTCGCCCTGCGCCCCACCCGGCCCACCACCCCCACCGCACCCACGACACCCGGATCCGCCGGATCCGCCGTGTCCGACGGGGCCGTCGTTCCTGCCGGGGTGCCCGGAGCCGCCGTGACCCGCCTGCCGGCCGACGTGCACCTGTTCACGCCCGCCGAGGTCCCCTTCACCGCCCCCGACGCCGACGCGGCCGCCGCCGGGACCGGCGGGTGGGGCGGGCCGCTCGTCGTCATCGGCGAAACCCCCCTGGAGGGCGCCGACCTGCGCCTGCCCGACCCTCCCGACGCCCAGGCCGCCGCGGCCGCCGGCGCCGACCTGGCCGGCCGCCTGCCGGAGGGCGGCGTGCCGGTCGTCGTCTGGCCGCTGCCCGCCGACCCGGGCTCCGGCCCGGGGGCCGACGCGCTGCGCGTACTGGCCCTGCTGCGCGCCCTGCTGGGCCCGCTCGCCAGGCGCGGCGCCCGCATCGTCGTCCCCCACCCCGCGGGCGGCCTCGACGACACGGCCGCCGTCACCGGCAGCGGCCTGGCCGCCCTGGGCCGCTCCCTCGCCGGGGAGAACCCGCGCTTCCACCTCACCGCCCTGGCCCTCGGGCCCGGCACCACGCCCGCCGCCCTGACCCGCGCCGTGCGGGCGGCGGCGGCCCACCCGCCCACCGCCCGCCGGCTGAGCACCGGCCACGAGGGCGCCCTCACCGAACCGGTGCTGCGCCCCTGGACCGTCCCGGCGCCCGCCGGCCCGGCGTTCCGCCACGGCGGCCGCTACTGGATCAACGGCATGGGAGCCCTGGCCGCACTGCTGGCCGGCCACCTCGCCGGCACCTACGCCGCCCACGTCGTGGTGACCGGCCGCTCCCCGGCCGAGGGCGAACGCGCCGCCGAGCTCACCCGCCTGTCCCGGCACGCCGCCCGCACCGGCGGATCGGTGACCTACCACCGCCTCGACAGCACCGACCCGGCGGCCGTGCGCGCCTTCGCCGACCGCCTGCACGGCGAGGGCACCGTCCACGGCGTCCTGCACTGCGCCGGCACGCTGCGCGACTCCTTCATCCTGCGCAAGGACAGCGCCGACGCCGACACGGTGATCGCCGCCAAACTCACCTCGGCCGCCGTGCTCGACGAGGCCACCGCCCACTGGCCGCTGGACTGCTTCGTCGTCTACTCGTCCGTCTCCGGCGCCCTCGGCAGCCCCGGCCAGGCGGACTACGCCTTCGCCAACGCCGCCGCCGACGAACTGGTCGCCCGCCGCGCCCGCCGCGTCACCTCCGGCACCCGCCACGGGCGTTCGCTCTCCGTCGCCTGGCCCTACTGGGCCGACGGCTCCATGCGCACCGGCGGCGACGCCGAACAGATCCTCGGCGCGTTCGGCATGCGCCCGATGCCGGCCGACGTGGGCCTGGCCGTCCTCGAGACCCTCCTCGCCGCCCCGGCCGCGGACCCCGCGCCCGTCGTCCTCTTCGGGGACCTGCCCCAACTGCGGGCCTCCTTCCCCCTCCTGACCGGCCCCGACCCGGCCCCGGCCGCCGCGCCCGCCCCGGTCCCGGCGGTTGCGGCACCGGCCGCACCCGCACCCGCGCCCGCCCCGGTCCCGGCGGTTGCGGCACCGGCCGCACCCGCACCCGCGGCCGCGGCGGGGGCGTTGGAGGACCGGCTGCGGGCCGCGGTCGCCGAGGCCACCCGTACCCCCGTCGGCGACGTGAGCCCCGACCGGCCCTTCGACGACCTCGGCATCGACTCGCTGCTCGCCATCCGCGTCGTCGAACTGCTGGAGAAGGACTTCGGCCGGCTCTCCAAGACGCTGCTCTTCGAGTGCCGTTCGGTCGCCGAACTCACCGAGCACCTCCTCGAGGAGTTCCCCGAGCGGTGCGCCGAACTCACCGGCACCACCACCGAAACCACCCCCGGCACCACCCTCGGCGCCACCCCCGAAGCCGTCACTCCCGGCACCGGGGCGGCCGGCGCAGCGGTCGCCGTCTCCGCCGGCCCGCCGCAGGCCGAGGAACCGCCCGCCTCCTCCACCGCCCCGCTGGACACCACGCCCGCGCCCGCCCTGCCGGCCGGTGCCGCCGGGCGGGCCGAACTGCCCGGCGGGAGCGGGGACATCGACCCGCGGGCCGTCGCGATCATCGGTGTCGCCGGCCGCTTCCCGCAGGCCGAGGGCCTGGACGAGCTGTGGGCCAACCTCCTCGCCGGACGCGACAGCATCACCGAGGTGCCGCGCGAACGCTGGGACGCCGAGGCCCTCTACGACCCCGACCGCTCACGCGTGGACCGCACCTACACCAAGTGGGGCGGCTTCCTTCAGGGCGTGGAGAACTTCGACGCACCGCTGTTCAGCATCTCGCCCCGCGAGGCCGGCACCGTCGACCCGCAGGCCCGGCTCTTCCTGGAGGCCTGCTGGGCCGCGCTGGACGACGCCGGATACACCCCCGACACCCTCGTGAGCACCGCCGACCCCGTGCACCGCAAGGACGTCGGCGTGTTCGTCGGCGCCATGTACGGCGAGTACCAGCTGCACGAGGCGGAGGAGCGGCTGCGCGGCAACCCGGTCCTGGCCAACAGCGCCTACTGGTCCATCGCCAACCGCGTCTCGTACTTCTTCGACTTCCAGGGCCCCAGCACGGCCGTCGACACCGCCTGCTCCTCCGCGCTCACCGCGATCCACCTCGCGGTGGAGTCGCTGCGCGCCGGCAGTTCGAAGGTCGCCCTCGCCGGCGGCGTGAACGTCCTGATCCACCCCAACAAGTACTTCATGCTCGGCCAGGGCAGGTTCGCCGCCGGCGACGGACGCTGCCGCAGCTTCGGCGCGGGCGGCGACGGCTACGTCCCCGGCGAGGGCGTGGGCGCGTTCGTGCTCAAACCGCTCGCCGACGCGGTGCGCGACGGCGACCACATCCACGCCGTCATCCGCGGCACCGCCGCCAACCACGGCGGCCGCACCAACGGCTACACCGTGCCCAACCCTCGCGCCCAGGCCGACCTGGTCACCAAGGCTCTGCGCGACGCGGGCCTGACGGCCGGCGATCTCGACTACGTCGAGGCGCACGGCACCGGCACCGCGCTCGGCGACCCCATCGAGATCCGCGGCCTGGTCTCCGCGTTCGCCCGCGACGGCGTCAAGGGCGCCGGAGACCTGCCGATCGGGTCCGTGAAGTCGAACGTCGGCCACCTGGAGTCGGCGGCCGGCGCGGTGGCGCTGGCGAAGGTCCTGCTGCAGATGCGGCACCGCACCCTGGTGCCCTCCCTGCACGCCACCCCCGCCAACCCCGAGATCGACTTCGGCCGCATCCCGTTCACCGTGCAGCAGAGCACCGCACCGTGGCACACCCGCGACGGGGCGGCCCGTCCGCTGCGGGCGGGCATCAGCTCCTTCGGCGCCGGCGGCGCCAACGCGCACATCGTCGTCGAGTCCCCGCCCCCGTCCGCGCCCCGCACGCCCGGCGGGCCGCAGCAGGTCGTGGTGTTCCTGTCCGCCCGCACCGACCAGGCGCTGGCCGACACCGCCCGCCGCCTGCACAGCCACCTCACCGCCGCCCGCGCCCGCGGCCAGGAGCCGCGTCTCGCCGACATCGCCCACACCTTCGCCGTCGGACGCCCCGCCCTGGAACGCCGCGCCGCTCTGGCGGCCGACTCCCTCGACGCGCTGCTCGCCTCCCTCGAAGCCCTCGCGGCGGGCCGCCCCCGCCCCTGGCGGCGCACCGAGGCCGCCGCGGACGACCCGGTACGGCTGTGGCTCGACGGGGGCCGCGTCGACCGCGCCACGGTCAGCGGCGCCGGGCCGGGCGCCCGCCGCATCCCGCTGCCGCACTACCCCTTCGAACGCATCCGCTGCTGGTACGACCTGCAGATCGAGCACCTGCACCACAAGGGCCTGGGCACCGCCACGGCCGAACCGGCCCTGTCCCGCCCCCACCTGCGCGACTTCGGCCGCCCCCACACACCGGCCCCCGCAGCCGCGCCGGCGCCGAGCCCGGCAGCTGACCCCGCGCCCACGCCGGCGCCGCGCCGCGCACCGGAAGCCGCGCCCGCGCCCGCGCCGGTGCCGCGCCGCGTGGAGCCCGCGCCCGCCCTCGTGCCCCGCCCGGCCCCGGCGTCCGCGCCGGCGGCGCCGGGCGCCGTGACGCCGCCCGCGACCGACCGGCCCGACCCACAGGAGACACCACCCATGACCCGTGACCGCAAGATCTCCCTCCGGCCGCTGGGCACGGCGCCCACCCCGGCCCCGGCCCCGGCCCCGGCTCCGGCTCCGGTGTCCGTGGCGGCTCCCGCCCCGGTCCCGGCGACCCCGACCCCCGCCGCTGCGCCCGCCGCACCCGTTGCCGCCCCGTCCGTCGCCCCGGTCGCCGGCGCGGTCGACCCGGCGGTGGCGGACCGGGTCGCGGAAGAGGTCGGCGAAGTGCTCGCCGGGGTGCTCTACATGGAGCCCGCCGATCTCGATCCGGAGCAGAGCTTCCAGATGCTCGGCGTCGACTCGATCCTCAGCGTCGAGTTCATCGCCCTGGTCAACGCCAAGTACGCCATCGACATCAAGGCCACCGAGCTGTACGACCACCCGACGCCCGCCGCGTTCGCCCGCCATGTCGCCGCGACGCTGGGCGGCACACCCCCGCCCGCCCCGGCACCCCACGCCACCACCCCCGCCCCCGCAGCCCCGGCCGCGACGGCCCCGGCCGCGGCGGCGCCGGTGGCGGCGGGGGAGCGGACGGCGGCCGTCCTGGAGACCCTGCGCGAGCAGCTGGCCCAGACCCTGTACTGCGACGTGTGGGACATCGACACCGACGCCACGTTCAACAGCCTGGGCCTGGACTCGATCCTCGGCGTCGAGTTCGTCGCGTTCCTCAACAACGCCTACGGCCTCGACGAGAAGGCCGGCGTCCTCTACGACCACCCGAGCCTGGCCGCCCTCGCCGCCCACATCACCTCCCGCACCGCCCCGCAGCCCGCCGGCGCCGTCCCGGCCGGCAGCGTCAGCGCGGCCGACCTCGACGCGCTGCTGGCCGCCGTACGCGACAACCGGCTCACCGTCGAGCAGGCCCTTGCCCTGCTGCCCCAGCACACCTGA
- a CDS encoding acyl carrier protein, with product MTEEEIFAVIRAQIVDVLPETAGIDITLDHSMRDLGANSIDRMDVVIAAQDELGITVPGAALTRAEDLRSLVAVFRSHLSTHA from the coding sequence ATGACCGAGGAAGAGATCTTCGCCGTCATCCGCGCCCAGATCGTCGACGTACTGCCGGAGACGGCCGGCATCGACATCACCCTCGACCACAGCATGCGCGACCTCGGCGCCAACTCCATCGACCGCATGGACGTGGTGATCGCCGCCCAGGACGAGCTCGGCATCACCGTGCCCGGCGCGGCCCTCACCCGGGCCGAGGACCTGCGCTCGCTCGTCGCCGTCTTCCGCTCGCACCTGAGCACCCACGCGTGA